The Tautonia plasticadhaerens nucleotide sequence GCCGATCTGCCCCCGGCCCCCTCCCCCGCCGGACCCGCCCCCGCCGGGCTGATCGGCCGCGAACCCTGATCCGGGCCGGGCGGGCCGCCGACGCCCCCGATCAGCCCCCCGGCCAGTGCGCCGTCGCCCACTGGCCGAAGTTCTCCTCGACCATCACCCGCATCGACCCCGGCACCGCCAGCCCCCGGTCGGCCAGCGCCCCCCGGAGCCGGTCCCCCAGGTATTCGGCGATCCGCTCCGTCGTCGTGTTCGAGACCGGCAACACCACGCACTCGTCCTTGGGGAAACTCCAGTATCGGTCCCGGTAGCGGCAGACGAGATTCGACCCCTCCTCCGACACCGCGATGTGCGGGTTCCGGGCCGGCAGGAGCATCCGGTGGTCCAGCTCCAGCACCAGCGCCCGGGTCAGGTCCCGCAGGGCGATGAAGTCGAAGACATATTCGTTCTCGTCCAGGGGACCGTCGACCTCCACCGCCACCCGCCAGTTGTGGCCGTGGATCCGCTCGCACTCGTCGCCGTTGAAGGTGATGAAGTGACCGGCGCTGAAGACGAGGTCGTCCTTGGTCACCCGGACGGTGTATCGGTTCGCATCCATAATCGATCGATCGTTCGTTCTTCGATGGCGTGATCGGGCGAAGTTCGGCACGCCTCGGGGCCGAGGTCAGAGCCGGTCCCCCGCGTCCCAGCCCTCCCCGGAGAGGTGCCGGGGGAACTCGATTGTCCCGTCGCAGAGGGCGGCGTACAAGGTCGCCGCGATCAGGTCGGCCGTCGCCCCGGGGTTCCTCGCGTGGCCGTCGGCCCGGAGCCATTCGTCGAACTCCCGGATCGCCTCGACCGACCCCGGGCCGTCCGGCCACCCCGAGGCCAGCACCCCGGCCGCCCTCCGGGCCGACTCCCGCGCAACCGCCTCGCCGCGCTTCCGGGCGATCAGCGTGTCCGGCCGCCCGGCCATCAGCGTCAGATGCGTCAGCACGATGGCCGCCTCCAGCGGCCGACCGGCCCGCAGGGCGTCCCCCAACGTCGGCAGGGCGAGGTCGAACACGTCGGCGTAACCCGTCGCGTACTGTCGGGCGATCGCGTCCCGGTCGGCGGCCAACCCCATCGCCTCCCGCAGCGTGACGGTCGGCTCGTCGGCCACGTCCTGCTCCGGGGCCTCGCCCAGCCCCCCGGGCCGGGCGAGGCGGATCGCCTCGTAGACGGCGACGGTATCGGCGACCGAGAGGCGATCGAGGATCCGCGCCAGTCCCTCCCGGAGCCGACGGCGGACCCGGACCCCTGCCATCGGCGTCAGCAGCAGGATCATGCCGAGGTTCGTATTGTGCCCCACCAGCCCCCTCGTCTCCCGGACGGCCCGGAGCACGACCCCGCCGACCCCGAAGCCCCGCACCAGCTTCGGGTCCAGGTGCCTCGCCAGCACCGAGGCGCTGACGGCGAAGTCCAGGAATCCTGCGTCCGCAAACCCCCGGCACCGATGCACGTTCCCGGGCTTCCTCGCCGTCGCCTCCAGCAGGCAGGCGAGCTGGGCAAGGTCCCGGTGCCCGAGCCCGTCGCTCACGATCGCGCCCCCCCCTTCGCCGACTCCTCCAGGATCGCCGCCGCCACGTCCACCCCCGTCTCCCTCGACAGGGCCCGCCAGCCGGGCACGGCGTTTACCTCCAGCACCACCAGCCTCCCCGAGTCCTCGTCCGGCAGGAGGTCCACGCCCGCCATCCTCGCCCCCACGGCCTCGGCCGCCCGGATCGCCAGCCGCTGGGCCTCGTCATCGAGCGTCACCGCCTCGGCCCGGCCGCCGACGGCCACGTTCGCCCGCCACTCCCCCTCGCGGGCCGTCCTCCGGATGGCGCCGATCACCCGGCCCCCCAGCACGAACGCCCGGAAATCGCGGCCCACATTGCTTACGTGACGCTGGACGTACAGGACCGAGCCGATCCGCTCGATCGCACGTAAGGCCCGGCTTGCGAGTTCGGTGTCACTCACGCGCACCAATCCCCGGCCCTCGGCGCCGAATAACGGCTTGATGACCACGTCCCCCCCCAGGGCGTGGAAGGCCTCCATCGCCTCCCGGGCCGACTCCCCGACCCAGGTCTCCGGCACCGGGAGCCCCTCCCCGGCCAGTTTCGCCAGCGCCAGGTACTTGTCCACCGCCGCCTCGACCGCCCTCGGGGGATTCAGGACGGGCACCCCCATCGCCTCCAGCCGGTGCAGGGCGTCCATCCGGAAGATCACCTGCTCCAGCGACCCCGGCGGCATCATCCGGACGAGCACCCCGTCGACCGCTCCCAGGTCGATCCCCCCCGCCTCAACCCGGGATGCGCCGCCCCCCACCCGCCCGACCACCCTCGGGAACGGGACCGCGTCGAGCCGACATCCCACCAGCCGGGACGCCCGGATCAGATCCTGCACGTGCCAGCCGTTGCCGGAAACCAGGGCCACCAGGTGCGACGCCATCGGCCCCTCAAGCCTCGCCCGAGAGGCCGAACGAACGGGCCAGCACCCCCGGCTCGACCCGGCCGAAGGCGAACGTATTCCCCGTCTCGACGTTCCGGAAGACGACCTCGGCCGGGCTGAACAGGTGCGGGTCGACCGCGTAGAAGTCGTGGTTGTACCGGGCGAAGACGGCCGCGAACGGTTCGCCGTGGTCCCTCGACGACGACGACGGCACCATCGGCCCGACCTCCTCCAGGCTGGCGTCGTCCCCGGTCACGTCCAGCACCACCCTCGCCCCGTAGAGGATCGCGTCGTTGGTCCGGCCGATCGCCGCCAGGTCGTCCCCCGCCACCGGGGGCAGCGGCGCCGACCCGAACGCCGAGACGATCCGCCCGAGATCGAACCCCTGCTCGTGCAGCTTGTGCAGCCCCGTCTCCACCGACCGGGCCACCACCTGCACCCCCCCCGCCAGGCTCGCCGTCGGCGCGACCAGCAGCGTCACCGCCGAGGGGGCCACCCGGCACGATTCGGCCACCATCGCCACCACCTCGGGCCCCGGGATCGCCCTCCCTTCGAGCACCCCCACCACCGCCGAGGCCTCCTCCCGGAAGCCGATGTCATGAAATACCTTCTCCGTCCCCGACGCCGCCCGCATCGGCCCCGACCCCATGGCGAAGAAATCCCCCTTCGCCAGTTGCCACCCCGCATACTGGCTCGCCAGGCAAGACGCCACCGCATGATCCGTGGCCACCTGCACCGAAGGGCAGCCCCTCCCCCCGACCTCCCCCGGCACCAGCCCGATCTCCGCCAGATCCGCCATGCAGATCCGGGCCAGTTCCAGCCCAGCCAGCACCCCCCCCCGGGACTCGACCCCGCAATCGACCACCCGTCCGCCCCCCGCCACCTCGACGACCCGGACCCGACGTTCCTCGACCCGGGAGATCAGCGTTTCGACCAGTCGGGCGGCTCGATCGTTGAGATTCATCGGGGCTCCGAGGGTATAGATCCGGATGATCGAGGGGAGGGACCGGCGAACGATCCATTCTGGGTGCCACTTACGTGGCTCCGCTCCGCCGGTGCTCCGGACAGACCCGGCACTGGCGGATCCCGTGGCACCTAAACATCACCACCCATGATTCACAAAGCCACCCAACCATCATCAAGAATTTTAATCATACAGAATTAGATCGATTTGCAACCATACACACTAGGTCATTGACGACGAAGAGCTTGACAGAGGAAATGCTATCGCCTAGATTCCCTGCCTTGTTGCAACAATCTACACGGAGGGGTTCATCATGGCAATGCTGGAGCGACTGCCTAGAAAGGGCCTGACCCTCGTTGAGTTGCTGGTAGTGGTTTCGATCATCTCAATTCTGATCGCTCTTGTGATCCCAGCTGTAATCGCTGCCCGAGGCATGGCAAGGAAGGCTACTTGCTCGTCGAACATGCGCCAGATTGGGATTGCATTGGGCGGATACGAATCCAACTACAATATATTCCCCGCCGGCCAAAATGGCAAAGGCTACTCATTCCTAGTGAGCATTCTTCCTTACATTGAAATGAAACAAATTTATTCATCTATAAATTTCGAATTGGGCAGTTATGAGAACGCGCACCAGACTGTACGCGCTGTCAGCATCGGCATTTTTGGGTGCCCCTCGGATTCGGAGCGAGCCCCAAACTACACGAGCTATGCGGGTAGCGAAGGTGACGGCAATGCAAGAAAAATGAACGGAATCTTTCTTCAAGGTTATCCATATCCACTACAAGTAGGCTACGCGACGATCAAAGATGGCTCCAGCAATACCGCAAGCATGTCGGAGTGGGTCGTGGGAGTAATCAATGAGAACCGAAAATTAGCCGACATTCACTCCTACGACGGAAGCCGATCCGACCCTACGCCTTTGGAACAATTCGAGCAGGACTGCATCTCGATCGGTGGAGGAATGAAAGCGACAACAAATGGGCAACAAAAAGGGTGCGCATGGACAGACGGCGTATCCCCAAGCACAACTTACCAGCACGTTTTAGGGCCAAACAAGCCGAGTTGCATCAACTCGATAGGCTCGGATTATCCGATGGCGATTACTGTCGGCAGCTACCACCCTGGGGGCATTAATCTCCTGCTAGCTGACGGCCATGTTTCATTTATTAAAGATTCCATAAATTTGTCCGTTTGGCGAGCCAAAGGGACTCGTGACGGGGGAGAGGTGATGGGTGCGGAGTGATTCGGTGCCATGTCGCGCCGAGCGCCCACGCATGCACTTCTCTCAATTGCATCAGGCACATCCTCGTTTAGGTTAGATCAGGGAGCAACACCATGAAGACGCTCAAGTTCGTCGGCTTGACAGCATTCGTTATTCTTGGGATTACCACCACCTCGGAGGCTCAGCATGCGGTCTATTTGGACGCTCCGACTGGGGGAACCTAAAGCGTTTCCACGCAGACAATACCGTACAAGGTTCGAGTCAGGTGGATTGCTGGCTCTGTGACTCCTGCCACGTCTGCGGATGTGCAATTAAAATATGTCGGCACAGGTCAAATCGGATCCGTGTCGAAAGTTGGTGGTTCCGGCTCAACTCAAATCATCCAAGACCCCAATAATGGCATCTATTACGGCGAGTACACGGAAACAGGTCAGCTACAAGTTAACAATTTTCCAATTGTGGTGAATGGTGTCCCAGTCGAGCTACGGTTTTGGGGCCTATGGACAGCGAGCGACGGGACGGTTCACCGCACAACGAACAGTGCGGCGGTAACTGTGACACTCAATCAGTAGCGATTCTCTGGAGTCCAGAGTCGGAAGTACGCTCGTAAACCCGTTTGATGCGAGCAGGTGGTCGGGGCCTGCCCGACGGACCCCAGCCACCCGCCGCCCCCCGAGTCGGGTTCATCCTCCCCGCATCCTGGCCGTCCCGGTCGCCGGCTCACCCTGCCGCCGGGAACAGGATCTCCCCCCGCCCGCCTTCGAGCCGGTCCCCGTTGTACCGCTCGAACCGTCCTCCTTCCAGGCCCGGCGAGGCCGGGAAGCCTCGCGTCCGAAGCTCCTTCAGGTAGAGGGCCAGGAACGGGAACCGGAAGGCGCCGGCCTGGGCGAAGGTCGGCGAGGGCTCGAAGCCGGGGCCGGGGTCGAACAGGGCGAGCGTGCCGCGCTTCATGCCCGCGCCGGCCAGCAGGCCGACGGGGCCGAAGGCGAAGATCGACCCGGCGATCATCCCCCGGCCGAGTCCGTCCCCCGACGCCCCGCCGACGGCGATCAGGCCCCGTCGCATCGCCAGGCCGGCGTCCCGGCCGACCGCGCCGTCGACCAGGATCATCCCGTCCCGCATCCCCTTGCGGCTGCCGGGCAGGGCCGAGCCCAGGGCGTCCCCGGCCGACCCGAGGATCCGGATCAGGCCCCCCGACATCTCCGCGCCGACCCAGCTCGACGCCGACCCGGTCAGCTCGATCGACCCGCCCGACATCCCGGCCCCCAGGCGAGGCCCGGCGTCCCCCCGGACCGTCAACCGTCCCGAGGCCATCCCCTCCCCGATCCCCCGGACGTGCGACAGGTCCCCCTCCAGGACGAGATGCCCGTCGGACCCGTCCCCCTCGATCCGGAACAGGTCGCCGATCGCGACCGCCTCCCGACCGACCCTCGCCGGCATCACCGACACGTCCGAAGGCGAGCACCCGCACATCCGGTCGGGCCGGAGCACCCCCGACTCGACCGGCAGGCTCGTCGACGAGGTCCATCGGAGGGTGAGGGGCATGAACGCGATCGTCCTCGGTGCGCCTGCTCGTCTCCGGGCACGCCCAGCTCGGCCCCGGGCCGAGCCGGTTCGAGGCCCCCACGATAGCCGCGTCGGCCCCGACGGGCAACGCCCGCCGCCCCCGGGCATGCCGTTGGATGTTGGCGACGATTCGATCGGCGACCGATCGTCCGATCGGACCCTCTCCCCCGTCCGCGGGGGAGAGGGTGGCCGGAGGCCGGGTGAGGGGGCTCGGGCGATCCGCGTGGCCCGGCGAAGGATCGAGGACCCCTCACCCCAACCCTCTCCCCGAGGACGGGGAGAGGGGGCCGGAGGCCGACCCTCTCCCCCGCACGCAGAGGAGCGGGTGGGCGAAGCCCGAGTTTGGGGGACTCCCGACGCCCCGACCCGCCGAACGGCCGGGGCCAGCCAACTTCCGAAGGCTCGCCCCGCCCTCCCGCTCGGGGCGATCGGATTGTGTGACTGAAACCGGCCCGTCCCACGATGATATTGCAGAGGGGGATTCGTGCCGGCCTCCCGAGCTCGCGCTGCGCCGAGGTCCCCGATGCGATCCGCCCCCCCGATCCCCGAGCCGATTCCCCCCGAACCGCCGGGCGATCGTCCCCCGTCCGTCCCCTCGTCCGGGACGGCTCGGACTCGTCACGATCGGGTGGCTGGGTGCCGAGTCGCGGATCCCAGGCGACGGCTCCCGGGACTGGGGGCCGCTGCTCGGCCCCCAGCCACCCCCCGCCGAAGGGCCGAGAGCAGCTTGGCCCTCGCCCCGGACCTGAGGACCCGGCCGTCGATCCCCGAGTGGTCCGCCGTCGGCGACGCCGTCCCCTCGCCGCGCGAAAACGAACCCAACGACGGCCCGGCCGATCGACGGACCGAACCCATTTCGTTCCCCGCCAACCCGCATCAAGCCCTTCACGAATCCCAACTTACGTCAGCCAAACCGGGACCGCTATTCAGCGCACCGACCGGCGCACCGGCCCCGATCCGGCCCACCTCGCCCGCCCCGAATCCACGCAGGGCATTAACGCCCCGGAGGCGCAAAAATGAACCCAACGCCGGTCGGGACGGTTCGACCGAGCGAAGCCATTTCCGACCCCAGGACTCCATCACAACCCGAATCACAAAAGGGACTTTCGCCAAGACGCCCGAGGCGCACCGCAAGCGCACCGACCGCCTCCCGGCCGGGTCGACGCCGCCGGGCGACGGTCGAAGGGCCTGGTCTGACCGTCGTCCCGGGGGGCGAGCGCTCGGGGTCGGGGAGGTCGGGCCGGGGCTCAGGGCAGGACGGCGCCGAGCTGGTCCTCCGGGACCGGCTCGATCAGCTCGACCGAGGCGCCGGCCCGGGAGGCCCGGGTCCAGAAGGCCCGGGAGGGTCGGAGCTGGAAGCGGTCGCGGAGGTCGGCGAGCAGGGCCGATCGGCGGTCCTCGGGGCCGTCGTCGAAGCCGTAAATGGCCGGCCCCCAGGAACTCTGGCCGACGCCGTGCAGGCCGCGATCGGCCAGGAACCGGGCCACCTCCTCGACCTCCGGCCCGGCGAAGATCCCCCCACCCTGGGCCGGGGCGAACCAGCGGCCGACCTGCTCCTGGATCTCGACCAGGGCGGCGCCGAAGGCGGGGAGGTCCCGGTCGGCGGCGGCGGGCAGGAGCCCGAGGAGGACGAGGCGGCAGAGGCGGTCGGTGACGGGCTCGGGCATCGGGGGGAGGTCCCGGAAGGCGGCGCGTTCGGCCTCGCCGTGCAGGCCGGCGGGGGCGTTCGGGATGGCGACGAGCACCGACCAGGACTCGGGGAGGTGGGCGTGGGCGATCAGCGGGGGGACCGACCCGGGGGCCCGGTGGCCGCCGTCGACGACCAGGCCGCCGTGCCGGAAGCCGAGGATGCCGACCCCGGAGCGTCCCCCCCGGCCGGTCAGGGCGGCGAGCCGGTCGACCGGCAGGTCCCCCTTGCCGTTGACCAGGGTGATCGCCCGGGCGATCGCCAGCCCGAGCTGGGTCCCGGTGCCCAGCCCGACGTGCTCCGCCGGCCCCCGTTCCAGGTGGAGGTGGGTCGCCATCGCCCGGGCCCGGTCCATCTTCCGGGCGAGCTGGAAGAGGACCCGGGAGGCGAAGTCCGACGCCCGGGGCCGGAGGTTCATCAGCCCGGTCACCCCCCAGTCGTCGGCCCGCTGGGCCCGGAGGGTGATCC carries:
- a CDS encoding 6-pyruvoyl trahydropterin synthase family protein, giving the protein MDANRYTVRVTKDDLVFSAGHFITFNGDECERIHGHNWRVAVEVDGPLDENEYVFDFIALRDLTRALVLELDHRMLLPARNPHIAVSEEGSNLVCRYRDRYWSFPKDECVVLPVSNTTTERIAEYLGDRLRGALADRGLAVPGSMRVMVEENFGQWATAHWPGG
- a CDS encoding triphosphoribosyl-dephospho-CoA synthase — protein: MSDGLGHRDLAQLACLLEATARKPGNVHRCRGFADAGFLDFAVSASVLARHLDPKLVRGFGVGGVVLRAVRETRGLVGHNTNLGMILLLTPMAGVRVRRRLREGLARILDRLSVADTVAVYEAIRLARPGGLGEAPEQDVADEPTVTLREAMGLAADRDAIARQYATGYADVFDLALPTLGDALRAGRPLEAAIVLTHLTLMAGRPDTLIARKRGEAVARESARRAAGVLASGWPDGPGSVEAIREFDEWLRADGHARNPGATADLIAATLYAALCDGTIEFPRHLSGEGWDAGDRL
- a CDS encoding ATP-grasp domain-containing protein, translating into MASHLVALVSGNGWHVQDLIRASRLVGCRLDAVPFPRVVGRVGGGASRVEAGGIDLGAVDGVLVRMMPPGSLEQVIFRMDALHRLEAMGVPVLNPPRAVEAAVDKYLALAKLAGEGLPVPETWVGESAREAMEAFHALGGDVVIKPLFGAEGRGLVRVSDTELASRALRAIERIGSVLYVQRHVSNVGRDFRAFVLGGRVIGAIRRTAREGEWRANVAVGGRAEAVTLDDEAQRLAIRAAEAVGARMAGVDLLPDEDSGRLVVLEVNAVPGWRALSRETGVDVAAAILEESAKGGARS
- a CDS encoding formylmethanofuran dehydrogenase subunit C yields the protein MPLTLRWTSSTSLPVESGVLRPDRMCGCSPSDVSVMPARVGREAVAIGDLFRIEGDGSDGHLVLEGDLSHVRGIGEGMASGRLTVRGDAGPRLGAGMSGGSIELTGSASSWVGAEMSGGLIRILGSAGDALGSALPGSRKGMRDGMILVDGAVGRDAGLAMRRGLIAVGGASGDGLGRGMIAGSIFAFGPVGLLAGAGMKRGTLALFDPGPGFEPSPTFAQAGAFRFPFLALYLKELRTRGFPASPGLEGGRFERYNGDRLEGGRGEILFPAAG
- the mch gene encoding methenyltetrahydromethanopterin cyclohydrolase — its product is MNLNDRAARLVETLISRVEERRVRVVEVAGGGRVVDCGVESRGGVLAGLELARICMADLAEIGLVPGEVGGRGCPSVQVATDHAVASCLASQYAGWQLAKGDFFAMGSGPMRAASGTEKVFHDIGFREEASAVVGVLEGRAIPGPEVVAMVAESCRVAPSAVTLLVAPTASLAGGVQVVARSVETGLHKLHEQGFDLGRIVSAFGSAPLPPVAGDDLAAIGRTNDAILYGARVVLDVTGDDASLEEVGPMVPSSSSRDHGEPFAAVFARYNHDFYAVDPHLFSPAEVVFRNVETGNTFAFGRVEPGVLARSFGLSGEA
- a CDS encoding beta-ribofuranosylaminobenzene 5'-phosphate synthase family protein, whose protein sequence is MILEGIVTTVGPDGLLNVAPMGPVVESAELARFVLRPYTSSTTYRNLKALGEGVLHVTDDVLTIARGAIGRIEDAPTRPADVVHGRILTSACRYAEFRVVELDDSGDRTTIRCEAVASGRLRDFFGLNRAKHAVVEAAILATRLDFLPIPEILEQYDRLAVLVEKTAGPEEAEAFALLRSHVRRVARSRGLAIPGEAPAAVRVRTPSRLHFGPLAWGPEAGRRFGGVGLMVEDPGITLRAQRADDWGVTGLMNLRPRASDFASRVLFQLARKMDRARAMATHLHLERGPAEHVGLGTGTQLGLAIARAITLVNGKGDLPVDRLAALTGRGGRSGVGILGFRHGGLVVDGGHRAPGSVPPLIAHAHLPESWSVLVAIPNAPAGLHGEAERAAFRDLPPMPEPVTDRLCRLVLLGLLPAAADRDLPAFGAALVEIQEQVGRWFAPAQGGGIFAGPEVEEVARFLADRGLHGVGQSSWGPAIYGFDDGPEDRRSALLADLRDRFQLRPSRAFWTRASRAGASVELIEPVPEDQLGAVLP
- a CDS encoding DUF1559 family PulG-like putative transporter, with the protein product MAMLERLPRKGLTLVELLVVVSIISILIALVIPAVIAARGMARKATCSSNMRQIGIALGGYESNYNIFPAGQNGKGYSFLVSILPYIEMKQIYSSINFELGSYENAHQTVRAVSIGIFGCPSDSERAPNYTSYAGSEGDGNARKMNGIFLQGYPYPLQVGYATIKDGSSNTASMSEWVVGVINENRKLADIHSYDGSRSDPTPLEQFEQDCISIGGGMKATTNGQQKGCAWTDGVSPSTTYQHVLGPNKPSCINSIGSDYPMAITVGSYHPGGINLLLADGHVSFIKDSINLSVWRAKGTRDGGEVMGAE